One genomic window of Piliocolobus tephrosceles isolate RC106 unplaced genomic scaffold, ASM277652v3 unscaffolded_28235, whole genome shotgun sequence includes the following:
- the LOC113221901 gene encoding putative mediator of RNA polymerase II transcription subunit 29 has translation MNATVEESTMQVQTQINNDNILHNNTSSLDKENITSENMYNANNDNVSNMEGKDKNIDEGEKGDNVPASDMNNYNNSNGKDENTNNPTENTANKSSDRWADMCDDMEDIPLVDEYSNETETNTQFMGTSYYNNDMNNNMKQNYYNPNKNGT, from the exons atGAATGCAACCGTTGAAGAAAGTACCATGCAAGTtcagacacaaataaataatgataatattctTCACAACAATACTAGTAGCTTAGACAAAGAAAACATAACGAGTGAAAATATGTATAATGCAAATAATGACAACGTATCCAACATGGAAGGTAAGGATAAGAATATCGATGAAGGTGAGAAAGGGGATAATGTACCAGCTAGTGAtatgaataattataataatagtaatggaaaagatgaaaatacaaataacccaACAGAAAACACTGCAAACAAGAGTAGTGATCGTTGGGCTGACATGTGTGACGATATGGAGGATATCCCATTAG tTGATGAATATAGTAACGAAACCGAAACAAACACTCAATTTATGGGAACAAGTTATTATAACAACGACATGAATAATAACATGAAGCAGAATTATTACAATCCTAACAAAAATGGTACgt